CTCGAACTCGGCTCGGTATGGCACCGGCTCGGCGCTGAGGTTACCGTGGTGGAATTCCTCGACCGCATCCTGCCCGGCATCGACGGCGAGATCGCCAAGCAATTCCAGCGCATCCTCGAAAAGCAGGGTTTTGCATTCAAGCTCGGCGCCAAGGTCACCGGCGTCGACACCTCGGGCAAGACGTTGTCGGCCACCGTCGAGCCGGCCGCAGGCGGTGCTGCGGAAAAGCTGGAAGCCGACGTGGTGCTGGTCTGCATCGGGCGCGTTCCCTACACCGACGGCTTGGGTCTCAAGGAAGCCGGCGTCGCGCTCGACGATCGCGGCCGCGTGCAGATCGACGCGCATTTCGCGACCAGCGTGAAGGGCGTCTACGCGATCGGCGACGTCGTCGCGGGTCCGATGCTCGCGCACAAGGCTGAGGACGAAGGCGTTGCCTGCGCCGAAATTCTCGCCGGCCAGGCCGGGCATGTGAACTACGACGCTATCCCAGGCGTTGTGTATACCACTCCGGAAGTGTCCTCCGTCGGCAAGACCGAGGAAGAGCTGAAGCAGGCCGGCGTGGCTTATACATCAGGCAAATTCCCGTTCACCGCCAATGGCCGCGCCAAGGTCAACCAGACCACCGAAGGTTTCGTGAAGGTTCTCGCAGATGCGAAAACCGATCGGGTGCTCGGCGTGCACATCATCGGCCGCGAGGCTGGCGAAATGATCCATGAAGCGGCAGTATTGATGGAGTTCGGCGGTTCCGCCGAGGACCTGGCGCGCACCTGTCATGCCCATCCGACCCGATCGGAAGCCATCAAGGAAGCCGCGCTTGCGGTCGGCAAGCGCGCGATCCATATGTGATCGACGCCCGGCCGGGCGGGAACAAAACTCATGATGCACCGCCTGCTACAGCCACTCTGGGTTCTGCTTGCGATCATATTTTTGATCGAGGCCTGGCTGTGGGATCATCTCGAGCCGATCGTGGCCTGGGTGGTCGAGCGGATTCCGCTGCGCGAGTTCAAGCATTGGCTGACCGCACGGATCGACAGGCTGTCGCCGGCGATGACGTTGATCGTGTTCATCGTGCCGGTGATTCTGCTGTTTCCGCTGAAGCTGTTCGGCCTCTGGCTGCTGACTCACGAATACTGGCTCAGCGCGATCACGACGATCGTGTTCGCGAAATTCCTCGGCGTCGGCGTCACCGCCTTCATCTTCGATGTGACGCGGCCGAAACTGCTCGAGATGGAGTGGTTCGAAAAGCTCTATGAACTCGTGCTGACGCTGCGGGCGAAAGCCGCCGCATTGGTCGATCCGATCAAGCGGCGGATCAAGGAAATCCTGCGCGGCGACGGCGACGGCTGGTCATCGCGGACGCTGCGGCTGATCCAGCGTTTTCGCAAGAGCGTGCACGAGGCACGCTGAGTTCGCCCCGCTACATCAGATGCACGGCATGCGGCGCGAACAGGCCGATCGCCGTGAAGGCGAGTCCGGCGATTGCCAGCAAGCCTGATACCCAGGCCAGCGCGATCATGCCGGTGATGATGGTCGCCGACGCCAGCACGATGCCGATCTGAAACGCCGCCGAGGCGACCTCGTAATGATGGTATCGCGCCATCGCGAGGTCGCGATCGTGCTCGGCATGCTTGGCGCGTTCGGCCAGTTGCTCCGAGCCTTCGCCGGTTTCCGGCTCCGAGCGGTAGCGCGCCGCGGTCTTCTTCCAGGCCTCGATCTGCTTCTGCAGCGCCGCCTTGGTGGCATCGTCGCCCATGACACCGAGACTTAGCCTGGCCTGATCAGATGTCGCCTCGACCACGGTGCGGCGGATGCTCTTGGCCTGGAAGAACGCCCAGAGGTTCGAGGCTTCGACGTTCTTGCTGATGGACAGGGTCTGCGCGCCCTTGCCCAGCGTCTCCGACAGAGCCAGAAACAGCGCGATCACCGCGATCAGCAATGCGATGTTCTTGTTGGAGCCGGATGCGTGCTCGGCGTGCTCCGCGTGCTCCATGCTTTCATGTGCGCCCATGATTCTCTCCCCCGTGTGGACTCATCCACGATTGACTGAACAATACCGCCTGCGCAAGAGCCAAGCGGATATGACGGAAGTGTGTCAGGTTTGAAGGGATGCGTTCAGGCCCGGGGGTGCGCGGTGTTGTAGACTTCCAGCAGCCGCTCGCTGTCGATCCCGGTATAGATCTGCGTGGTCGACAGCGAGGCGTGACCGAGCAATTCCTGGATAGCACGCAGGTCGCCGCCGCGGCTCAAGAGGTGGGTTGCGAAGGAATGGCGCAGCGCATGTGGCGTCGCACTATCGGGCAGGCCGAGCGCGCCGCGCAGCCGCTCCATGGTCAGCTGAATGATTCGCGGGCTGAGCGGACCGCCGCGCGCGCCGACGAAGATCGGCCCCTCCGGCGGCAGCGAATGCGGGCACACCGCGACATAATCCTGAACCAGCGCCAGCACATTCTGCAGCACCGGCACCATGCGGGTCTTGTTGCCCTTGCCGGTCACGACCAGTACGTCGCCCGCGCCGGGCAGCGGCACGTCACGGCGCTTCAGGCCCAGCGCCTCGGAAATGCGCAGGCCCGAACCGTAAAGCAGCGCCATCACCGCGGCGTCGCGCGCCCAGATCCAGGGATCGCGGGTCTCGCCGGCGCGTTCGTCGGCGTCGGCAAGACGCCTGGCCGCCGCCATCTGGATCGGTTTCGGCAGGCTCTTGCCGATCTTGGGTGCGCGGATGGCGGAGAGGGCGCCGACCTTGCCCACGCCCTCGCGTTCGAGGAAGCGGCCGAACGAGCGCAGGCCCGCCAACGCCCGCATCAGCGAACGGCCGCCGATATCGTCGGCGCGGCGCATTGCCATGAAGGCCCTGACGTCGCTGGCTTCGAGCGCCGCAAACCGCGCCAGCGTCACGCGCGCGCCCCAGTGTTCGCTGAGAAAGACCAGGCACTGGCGGACATCGCGGCAATAGGCTTCCAGCGTCTTCGGCGACAGCCGGCGTTCGGCGCGCAGATGCGACAGCCAGCGCGTCATCTGCAGCGCGATGTCGTCGGCGGCGCAGTCGAGCTCGATCGGCTGAATCGATGGAATTGGCAATGGAATTGGCTTGGCCATGGCGCTGCCTTGCTGATTCTGATGGACTATATCGCATCTCTTTCGTTTACCGTTCGCTAACTTGGCCAGGCCGCAGGGCCCTGACACTGGCCGCCACCGGCGCCGGGCCTTAAGTTAGTCCGGCCTTCGATCTCGAGCCTGATTCTCACGATGGACCATTCCGCGCGCCCCAGTTCGTCAAACGCATCGTCGACCCGCGTCGTCGATGTGCTGGTGCCGGTCGCGCTCAACCAGAATTATTCCTACCGCGTGCCGCGCGGCATGGAGCTGGCGCCGGGTGACGTGGTGGCCGTACCACTGGGACCGCGCGAGGTGGTCGCGGTGGTCTGGGCGGAAAACGCCAACCCCGATCCGCGCCTGCATAACCGCCTCAAGGACGTCGGCGAGAAGCTCGACGTGCCGCCGCTGAAGCAGGAGCTGCGTGCGCTCGTCGACTGGGTCGCCAACTACACGCTGTCGGCGCGCGGCATGGTGCTGCGGATGTGTCTGCGGATG
The genomic region above belongs to Bradyrhizobium sediminis and contains:
- the lpdA gene encoding dihydrolipoyl dehydrogenase, yielding MASYDLVIIGTGPGGYVCAVRAAQLGMKVAVVEKNATLGGTCLNVGCMPSKALLHASEMFEEAGHSFAKMGVSVSAPKLDLPAMMNFKQQGIDGNVKGVEFLMKKNKIDVIHGKGKVLGAGKVEVTGGDGKAQLVETKNIVIATGSDIARLKGIEIDEKRIVSSTGALSLDKVPGKLLIVGAGVIGLELGSVWHRLGAEVTVVEFLDRILPGIDGEIAKQFQRILEKQGFAFKLGAKVTGVDTSGKTLSATVEPAAGGAAEKLEADVVLVCIGRVPYTDGLGLKEAGVALDDRGRVQIDAHFATSVKGVYAIGDVVAGPMLAHKAEDEGVACAEILAGQAGHVNYDAIPGVVYTTPEVSSVGKTEEELKQAGVAYTSGKFPFTANGRAKVNQTTEGFVKVLADAKTDRVLGVHIIGREAGEMIHEAAVLMEFGGSAEDLARTCHAHPTRSEAIKEAALAVGKRAIHM
- a CDS encoding DUF4337 domain-containing protein, with product MGAHESMEHAEHAEHASGSNKNIALLIAVIALFLALSETLGKGAQTLSISKNVEASNLWAFFQAKSIRRTVVEATSDQARLSLGVMGDDATKAALQKQIEAWKKTAARYRSEPETGEGSEQLAERAKHAEHDRDLAMARYHHYEVASAAFQIGIVLASATIITGMIALAWVSGLLAIAGLAFTAIGLFAPHAVHLM
- a CDS encoding tyrosine recombinase XerC; translation: MTRWLSHLRAERRLSPKTLEAYCRDVRQCLVFLSEHWGARVTLARFAALEASDVRAFMAMRRADDIGGRSLMRALAGLRSFGRFLEREGVGKVGALSAIRAPKIGKSLPKPIQMAAARRLADADERAGETRDPWIWARDAAVMALLYGSGLRISEALGLKRRDVPLPGAGDVLVVTGKGNKTRMVPVLQNVLALVQDYVAVCPHSLPPEGPIFVGARGGPLSPRIIQLTMERLRGALGLPDSATPHALRHSFATHLLSRGGDLRAIQELLGHASLSTTQIYTGIDSERLLEVYNTAHPRA